The following proteins come from a genomic window of Plutella xylostella chromosome 22, ilPluXylo3.1, whole genome shotgun sequence:
- the LOC105395064 gene encoding carboxypeptidase N subunit 2, with amino-acid sequence MMALVAVLVIASLTRIKGECTLSACDVFDAVVARKDPAHPDPTATGCATDVQWRQLDRRLRAIEQPVWTVSYGQSRWRQCGKGTCRCDPVRKSLTCWRSGLTALTADLVVPTDLLHIDLGTNKLRTLHKSTFKGMRSLTELDMFDNRVEFLPPGIFESLCNLRILRLQRNYIEEIDSEAFRTTKNLFHVDLSNNFLYTLPEKLFANSSQLDTIDLSKNQLIYIPSGSFVGLAALQILDLSKNKIQRIENGTFHLKSLQILKLSENRISNISGNAFKSLVSLETLMLDHNKLHAVPKRLFSSLRSLVYLDLSSNNIKSLTGIEFENLEALRHLELKENDLSELPDYIFSNCTKLEKIDLSKNNLRYLNVTTFEGLEHLASLLLSDNKLHGVHYKTFSTLKNLTTLYLDGNLFPSLPSRTLDFTPKLAVVRLSGNPWHCDCHTLYISAWVRLNEMKLWDYSPTCVSPWYMEGHFLKKLKFPELCDGQWASMVNLSPRLPIQQLLALNVTVNRKPQDSMEHNHDVTTVDPWH; translated from the exons ATGATGGCGCTGGTTGCTGTTTTAGTAATCGCCTCGTTAACAAGGATTAAAG GAGAGTGCACACTGAGCGCCTGTGACGTGTTTGACGCGGTGGTGGCGCGCAAGGACCCTGCACACCCGGACCCGACAGCTACAGGGTGCGCCACGGACGTGCAGTGGAGGCAGCTCGACCGCCGCCTGAGGGCCATTGAACAGCCAG TGTGGACAGTGAGTTACGGGCAGTCCCGGTGGCGGCAGTGCGGCAAGGGGACCTGCAGATGCGACCCGGTCCGGAAGTCCCTGACCTGCTGGCGCTCCGGACTCACGGCGCTCACCGCCGACCTGGTCGTACCCACTGATCTACTGCACAT AGATCTTGGTACTAATAAATTGCGTACATTACACAAGAGCACCTTCAAAGGTATGCGATCACTAACCGAACTGGATATGTTTGATAATCGAGTGGAATTCTTGCCACCAGGCATTTTCGAATCGCTGTGCAACCTCAGAATACT ACGCTTACAAAGGAATTACATCGAGGAAATTGATAGCGAGGCGTTCCGGACCACGAAAAATCTTTTCCACGTCGATCTGTCCAACAATTTCCTGTACACTCTACCGGAGAAACTGTTCGCCAACAGCTCCCAGCTCGACACCATCGATCTCTCAAAAAACCAATTAATCTACATCCCCTCTGGCAGTTTCGTGGGACTGGCGGCGCTACAGATACTGGACCTATCCAAGAACAAGATACAGAGAATCGAAAACGGAACGTTTCATTTGAAGTCTTTGCAAATCTTGAAACTCTCGGAGAACAGGATCAGTAACATTTCAGGGAATGCGTTCAAAAGTTTGGTTTCTCTGGAAACGTTGATGCTGGACCACAACAAGCTCCACGCGGTTCCCAAACGGCTGTTCTCGAGCCTCCGCTCCCTGGTGTACCTGGATCTTTCCAGTAATAACATAAAGAGT CTAACCGGCATCGAGTTCGAAAACCTCGAGGCGTTGCGTCACCTCGAGCTAAAAGAAAACGACTTGTCCGAACTGCCCGACTACATATTCTCGAACTGCACGAAGTTAGAAAAGATAGACCTGTCAAAGAATAACCTTCGATATTTGAATGTCACCACTTTCGAGGGGCTGGAACATCTGGCGTCACTGCTTCTGTCGGACAATAAACTCCACGGAGTCCATTACAAAACATTTTCTACGCTGAAGAATCTCACTACTTT ATACCTGGACGGCAACCTGTTCCCGTCGCTGCCGTCACGGACCCTGGACTTCACGCCCAAGCTGGCCGTGGTGCGGCTCAGCGGGAACCCCTGGCACTGCGACTGTCACACCCTCTATATATCTgc CTGGGTGCGTCTCAACGAGATGAAGCTCTGGGACTACTCCCCGACCTGCGTGTCGCCCTGGTACATGGAGGGCCACTTCCTCAAGAAGCTGAAGTTCCCAGAGCTCTGCGACGGGCAGTGGGCCAGCATGGTGAACCTGTCCCCACGGCTGCCCATACAGCAGCTGCTGGCTCTCAATGTGACTGTGAACCGGAAACCGCAAGACAGCATGGAGCATAATCATGACGTCACTACTGTAGATCCGTGGCACTAG